AAATCCAAAATGATATCTACCGGAGATTTGCCTTTGCCTCCCAGCATTTCGTTGATGTCTTTTGCCCTGATTTCTTCATAAGTGGAAAGCGTCGGATTTTCCAGATCTTGAATTTTGAAGCAACGATTCAAGTCCTTATCAATGTAACGCCTTGCTACCTCAAAAGCTTTGGGGTTGCCAAAAAAGGTTAAAGTTTCAAAGCTATCTCGCTGAATGAGATGGGGATATTGCTCAAACTTTTTAATTAAGTATGCACCTGTGAATTCATTTCCGTGGGTACCACCAACCAGCACTACCTTATTTATTCGATTCATAATATTGCCCCTTCTAGATCAGAGATATCTTTTTTCAGACTAAACTATAGCAGTCCTAAATCATAAGCCCTGCGGGCACGCTGCGCGTTCGCCTTTGGCGTGCGCTTTGCGCTTACGTAAGATTTTCTCCTCTGTTTCTTGGCGTCCTTGGCGTCTTGTTGCTAATCGATAAATTCTCACAACTCATATAGGATTGCTATATATGTCAAAGATATAGTAGTTCCAGTCATGATAGAACTCCGACATCTACGGTACTTTATCGCCGTTGCTGAAGAATTGAACTTTAGCCATGCTGCTAGACGCTAGCCCATACAGCCAGGGTTTGCATTTACCACAACCATATAAAAAAGAAAAAGTTAGGACTTACGCACTTTACAAATAGGCGCTTTGTGTGTGAAAGCCCCAGACATCAAATCTGTAAGCCATCTGCTGGCATTTTTTCCCATATATACTCTAACTGCATAATTTGATGAATCTGACCGCTATAAAAAAGAAGATACGAAGGTAAGCTCTTAATCGCAAACTTCCGTTCAGTAAACAGGTATAACTCAACGCACATAATCAGACTTTAGTCAATGGGTAAGTCCTAAAAATAATAAATCTTACATTGTAAATGTATGTTATGCTCGATTTACATTTCTTCATATGTTAAAAATGAGCAGAGCTACTCTGACGCAAATGCTTAAGATTGGTTAATAAAAATAACAGTAAAGAAATAAAAGGAAATAAATCTTATGGTGAACACAGTAGAAAATCAGCCACCCCATCACGTAGTCATTGTCGGTGGTGGATTCGGAGGATTATATGCAGCCAAAGCACTCTCGCGTGCTGATGTTCATGTGACTCTCATTGATAAACGTAATTTTCACTTATTTCAACCGCTTTTATACCAAGTCGCTACTGGTGCGATATCTCCCGCTGATATTTCCTCTCCCCTGCGTTCTGTACTGAATAAGAGCAAAAATACGAAAGTGCTGTTGGCAGAGGTGAATAATATCGATCCTCAAGCACAAAAAGTCTTTATGGGTGGGGAAGCAATACATTATGATTCTTTAATCCTGGCGACGGGTGCAAAGCATTCCTATTTTGGCAAGGATCAGTGGGAAGAATTTGCTCCCGGTTTAAAAACTGTGGAAGATGCGATAGAAATGCGTCACCGCATCTTCATGGCGTTTGAAGCTGCAGAAAAGGAAACTGATCCTGAAAAACGTCGTGCTTGGTTAACTTTTGTGATTGTTGGTGGTGGTCCTACTGGTGTGGAATTAGCAGGTGCGATCGCAGAACTAGCTTATCACACGATGAAAGAGGACTTCCGCAATATCGACACTTCCGAAGCGCAAGTTTTACTCCTAGAAGGTTTGGATCGGGTTCTCCCACCGTTTGCACCACAGTTATCAAAACAAGCAGAAACATCACTAACCCGCTTGGGTGTCACCGTACAACCAAAAACAATGGTTACGAACATAGAAGGCGATGTTGTCAGCCTCAAACAAGGTGAAGAGGTGACGCAGATTCATGCCAAGACAGTATTATGGGCAGCAGGTGTGAAAGCTTCGCCTCTGGGAAAAATGCTCGCAGAAAGTACAGGTGTTGAGTGCGATCGCGCTGGACGAGTTATTGTTGAACCTGATTTGAGTCTTAAAGAACACTCCAATATATTTGTCATTGGAGACTTAGCAAATTTTGCTCATCAAAACGGCAAACCCCTACCTGGTGTTGCACCCGTAGCGATGCAAGAAGGACAGTACGTTGCCTCACTGATCAAACAACGGCTCAAAGGTAAAACCTTACCACAATTTCGTTATTTTGATTGGGGTAGTTTAGCGGTTATTGGACAAAACTCTGCCGTTGTAGACTTAGGGTTTTTCAAATTTACAGGCTTCTTGGCGTGGCTATTTTGGCTGTTTATTCACATCTACTTCTTAATTGAGTTTGACAACAAGCTGGTAGTCATGATTCAGTGGGGCTGGAACTATTTCACCCGCAAGCGTGGCGCAAGATTGATTACAGGTAAGGAAGTTTTGGAAAACGCGAAAGCTGGAGATAGTAACGGTTATTACACACCTGAGAATGGTAGACAAACGGTTAATCTATAAAAGTTTTTATACTCAGATCTTGCAGCAGTATCAACAACGAGGCTCTGCCTCGACATCTCGTTCCCAGGCTCAGCCTGGGAACGAGGGTTGGGAGGCTCCGCCTCCTGATACCAAGTTGCAATCAAAAGTTTTTATACTCTTAAGATGCACATTCCCAAACCCTGAATTATGAATTATACCAGGTTCGGTTAATTAGTTATGATTTGGGCAATGTCTGAACCCCACCCCTCAATCCCCTCCCCTTAGTAAGGGGAGGGGAGGTTTTGGCGTTAGACAAAACCGGGGTGGGGTTCACCAAGGATTTATAAGCAATTAACCGAACCTGATATTACTCTTTTGTGCCTTGCAATCGCAAAAAATGCATCCCTCCTGATTCATCCCAAGCAACAACTCTCACTCCATCGGGCGCAACAGCACAGCGATAGATTGGACTTTCCCCTGCGAAACTTGCAATTACTTCCCCAGTTTGCCAATTCGAGACTTTGAGGGTCTTGTCATGGAAAGCATAAATCACGTACTTGCCATCAGCAGTCAGGGTGAGTGCACTTACCGAGTTACTATGACCTGCTAGAGTACACAGTTGTTCTCCTGTTTGCAAATCCCAGACTTTGAGGGTGTAGTCAAAGGAAACAAAAATCACGTACTTGCCATCTGGGGTGAGGGCAACTGCACTTACCCAGTCACTATGACCTTCTAGGGTAAGCAATTGTTCTCCTGTTTGCAAATCCCAGACTTTGAGGGTGTAGTCAGAGGAAGCAGAAATCACGTACTTGCCATCTGGGGTTAGGGCAACTGCATTTACCGAGTTACTATGACCTGCTAGGGTACGCAATTGTTCTCCGGTTTGCCAATTCCAGACTTTGAGGGTGTAGTCAGAGGAAGCAGAAATCACATACTTGCCATCAGCAGTCAGGGTGAGTGCATTTACCCAATCACTATGACCTTCTAGGGTACGCAGTTGTTGTCCTGTTTGCCAATCCCAGACTTTGAGGGTGTTGTCACGGGAAGCAGAAATCACGTACTTGCCATCAGCAGTCAGGGTGAGTGCATTTACCCAGTAACTATGACCTGCTAGGGTACGCAATTGTTCTCCGGTTTGCCAATTCCAGACTTTGAGGGTGTTGTCAAAGGAAGCAGAAATCACGTACTTGCAATCTGGGGTGAGGGCAACTGCACTTACCCTGTCACTATGACCTGCTAGGGTACGCAATTCTTGTCCTGTTTGCCAATTCCAGACTTTGAGGGTGTTGTCATAGCAAGCAGAAATCACGTACTTGCCATCTGGGGTGAGGGCAACTGCATTTACCCTGTCACTATGACCTGCTAGGGTACGCAATTCTTGTCCTGTTTGCCAATCCCAGACTTTGAGGGTGTTGTCAGCGGAAGCAGAAATCACGTACTTGCCATCAGCAGTCAGGGTGAGTGCAATTACCGAGTTACTATGACCTGCCAAAGTACGTACTAAAGGCCCGCCAGGAGGAGTCAAGCTTGCTATTTGCGGAAGTAAACAACGAGTTTTGCATTGCTGCGCTTGGGTTAACAATCTTTGAATTTCTGTGTTTTTAAAACCCAGCAACCGCCCTAATAATTGCCCCGGCAATTGCTGTTTATCTTGATTTAAAATATGTCCCGACAGTTGCAATGCACCTTGAATTAACTGTAAATTCTCATCTTTAGGCAAAAAATCATAATCTGCTAGCAAAGCATTAATATTGATATTCTCCAACTTCGCCTGCAACCAGCGAAAATCACACAGCAGTTGTTGTAATTCCGTTTCCCTTCCCCCAGCCTGCAAGTGATAGGCTAAATTTTGCCAGATATAGCCGTCATTTGGTAAACTATGCCACCCTGAGGGGTATTTTTCGCTGTAAGCATTCAATAGGCGACTGTGTAATTCTGACAAATTTGACACTGCACCCCGCAAGTAAAGGTATTGCAAGTCATGCAGTTCTACTTGACGTTCAGGAGATTTTCCTGTAGTACGGAGTAAGGCTTTGCGCTCTAGATTAGTCAGGATTTGACGAGCATTACGTTCCTTTAATCTGTTGCTATGCGTCCAAATTTTGACAATAACGGCTTCCGGTACAGGTGTATCATCTGGGAAAACTGCTAGTTCCAAATAGTTTTGTGCTTCTTGTGGTGGCAGTGCATCAATGCTAATTTTAATTGATTTCAAGATGCTGCCATAATCATGCTCAATAGACTCTAACTCAGCTTCTTTTAGTGCGTCTAACAAATCTTCCCAAGATGTACCGTCCCTTACCATTGCACCAGTTAGGGACAGTGCCAATGGCAAATACCCACATTCTCGTGCTACCTCTTTTGCTGTCGTCGGAAACTCCTCTCGTTGATTTACCCAATTTGCCAAAAGTGCTAACGCCTGTGGTTCATCTAAAACCCCAAGCGGATGTTCTTTTCCTTCCAACCCCGTAACTATCGCTGCATCACGGGTGGTAACTAACATTTGACAGCGTTCTTCTAACACATCAAACGCCTTAGCATCATCCAAACGCCAAATATCATCCAAAATCAGTAAGCAAGCTTTATCTGCAAACAACTCCTGCAACCGTGCTTTCGCCAATCCAATCTCGGTAAAAGCCGTTTGCTTATCGCCCAACGCCTGGGCAAGATAGGATTGCCAAGTTAAAATCTGGGGCGTTTGTCCAACTGTTATCCAAAACACCCCATCAGAAAAAGCTTTTCTGACTTCTTCATCCCGTGCCAGGGCTGTAGCTAAGACTGTTTTGCCAATTCCGCCCATTCCTTGCACACCAACCTGTCTCGATCTGCCAGTGACAACCACTTGTTGATTTGTCTGGGCTAGCACTTTTCCTTTCAGTGCTTCGAGTTCGTTAAGGCGCAGCAAATAGTTTGTTGGTAGTAGCGGCACGCCGCTTAGCTTAGCGAGTGGCACTTGTTTGTTCTGGTCAACTGTCTCGGTGGCATCAGGCGGCAGTTGACCGTTTACTTTTTTAGACTCTCAACGGCTCGACGAATACCCTGAACCACATCCAAAAACGCGTCATCCTTGTTGCTCCAACGGGTAATCGGCTTACCGTCTTTCGGGAGCGCTTGCAGCTTACTAAAGGGGGCACCTTTCCAGTCCACAGGTCTAAGAATGATAGGAATCACTCGTGCTTCTTCAGCCTCATGCCGCCGCATCGCTTCTAGCATTTCTTTTTCGTAGCAAAACTTTGACGCCATAAAGGAGCTACTGATCAACAGCAAGATGACGTGAGCCGATTCCAAATGAGTCTTAATCTGAGCATCCCACTCTGCTCCTGCCTCAATATCTCCATCATACCATGCGTTAATTATGCCCTGTTGCTTTAGGTTAGAGAGATGGTCGTCGAGTATGCCTCGCAATCGTCGCTCTTTATGAGAGTAGGAGATAAAAACTTCGATAGGTTCGCTCATCTGCTTGGCGCTTACGTCTGTTAAGGTTTGCTGCCAAAATCAAAATCTTTTGGGGTTTGATGGTCATTGCTGACCTTGGGAGTAGCTATATTTTAACTATAGCAGGGTACATAATCGTGTTAAATTGCCGTTAATGTTTATTTCGGGATTGTTGTTTGATCCAAAACCATAGAAAAACCCCCACTTTTTTGAGTGAGAGCAGAAAACTATTTATCTTGTTAGTCCCATTGCCAAATGGGCGCTGCTTTTATTTTGGAGACGTTTAGTGTTAATGGTATTAAAAAGCTGCCACAGCTGCCTCAGCTACAGCTTGATCCTGTTCACCGCTACCACCACTTACTCCGACTGCACCAACTATCTGCCCATCGCGTTGAAGTGGTATACCCCCGGCAAAGATCATGATTCGTCCTCCGTTTGAGACGTGAATACCATAATACTGTTCTCCTGGTTGAGCACTT
This portion of the Brasilonema sennae CENA114 genome encodes:
- a CDS encoding NAD(P)/FAD-dependent oxidoreductase, with amino-acid sequence MVNTVENQPPHHVVIVGGGFGGLYAAKALSRADVHVTLIDKRNFHLFQPLLYQVATGAISPADISSPLRSVLNKSKNTKVLLAEVNNIDPQAQKVFMGGEAIHYDSLILATGAKHSYFGKDQWEEFAPGLKTVEDAIEMRHRIFMAFEAAEKETDPEKRRAWLTFVIVGGGPTGVELAGAIAELAYHTMKEDFRNIDTSEAQVLLLEGLDRVLPPFAPQLSKQAETSLTRLGVTVQPKTMVTNIEGDVVSLKQGEEVTQIHAKTVLWAAGVKASPLGKMLAESTGVECDRAGRVIVEPDLSLKEHSNIFVIGDLANFAHQNGKPLPGVAPVAMQEGQYVASLIKQRLKGKTLPQFRYFDWGSLAVIGQNSAVVDLGFFKFTGFLAWLFWLFIHIYFLIEFDNKLVVMIQWGWNYFTRKRGARLITGKEVLENAKAGDSNGYYTPENGRQTVNL
- a CDS encoding NB-ARC domain-containing protein, which gives rise to MPLAKLSGVPLLPTNYLLRLNELEALKGKVLAQTNQQVVVTGRSRQVGVQGMGGIGKTVLATALARDEEVRKAFSDGVFWITVGQTPQILTWQSYLAQALGDKQTAFTEIGLAKARLQELFADKACLLILDDIWRLDDAKAFDVLEERCQMLVTTRDAAIVTGLEGKEHPLGVLDEPQALALLANWVNQREEFPTTAKEVARECGYLPLALSLTGAMVRDGTSWEDLLDALKEAELESIEHDYGSILKSIKISIDALPPQEAQNYLELAVFPDDTPVPEAVIVKIWTHSNRLKERNARQILTNLERKALLRTTGKSPERQVELHDLQYLYLRGAVSNLSELHSRLLNAYSEKYPSGWHSLPNDGYIWQNLAYHLQAGGRETELQQLLCDFRWLQAKLENININALLADYDFLPKDENLQLIQGALQLSGHILNQDKQQLPGQLLGRLLGFKNTEIQRLLTQAQQCKTRCLLPQIASLTPPGGPLVRTLAGHSNSVIALTLTADGKYVISASADNTLKVWDWQTGQELRTLAGHSDRVNAVALTPDGKYVISACYDNTLKVWNWQTGQELRTLAGHSDRVSAVALTPDCKYVISASFDNTLKVWNWQTGEQLRTLAGHSYWVNALTLTADGKYVISASRDNTLKVWDWQTGQQLRTLEGHSDWVNALTLTADGKYVISASSDYTLKVWNWQTGEQLRTLAGHSNSVNAVALTPDGKYVISASSDYTLKVWDLQTGEQLLTLEGHSDWVSAVALTPDGKYVIFVSFDYTLKVWDLQTGEQLCTLAGHSNSVSALTLTADGKYVIYAFHDKTLKVSNWQTGEVIASFAGESPIYRCAVAPDGVRVVAWDESGGMHFLRLQGTKE
- a CDS encoding toll/interleukin-1 receptor domain-containing protein, which gives rise to MSEPIEVFISYSHKERRLRGILDDHLSNLKQQGIINAWYDGDIEAGAEWDAQIKTHLESAHVILLLISSSFMASKFCYEKEMLEAMRRHEAEEARVIPIILRPVDWKGAPFSKLQALPKDGKPITRWSNKDDAFLDVVQGIRRAVESLKK